One Paenibacillus riograndensis SBR5 DNA segment encodes these proteins:
- a CDS encoding WecB/TagA/CpsF family glycosyltransferase has protein sequence MNGTVSILGVRFSKLTLEETVLHLAEQIENKRDKLFHLITANPEITLASQSDELLQRIIQSADMVVPDGIGIVLAARRQGNPIPERVTGYDLLLKLLEQGNERTWSFYFLGTDEETSRQAVEKITHSYPKVRIAGRHHGFFDAAEEPEIIAGIQQSRPDILILAMGAPYSDKWLHKHKDELAGVKLVFGVGGSLDVISGKVKPTPPVWKKLNLEWAHRLLFSPVAKGQKSRWRRQSALPKFVYRTMIRR, from the coding sequence ATGAACGGAACGGTGAGTATTTTAGGTGTGCGATTTTCCAAGCTGACGCTTGAAGAGACGGTACTTCATTTAGCTGAACAAATTGAGAACAAGCGGGACAAGCTGTTTCATCTGATCACGGCAAACCCGGAAATTACGCTCGCAAGCCAATCGGATGAGCTGCTGCAGCGCATTATTCAATCAGCGGATATGGTTGTTCCGGATGGGATCGGCATCGTATTGGCGGCGAGAAGACAAGGTAATCCCATCCCCGAAAGGGTTACGGGATATGATCTTCTACTCAAACTATTAGAGCAGGGGAATGAGCGGACCTGGAGTTTTTATTTTTTGGGCACAGATGAAGAAACCAGCAGGCAAGCAGTGGAAAAGATCACGCACAGCTACCCAAAAGTCAGGATTGCCGGCAGGCATCATGGATTTTTTGACGCAGCGGAGGAACCGGAGATTATCGCCGGCATTCAACAGTCCAGACCGGACATTCTCATTCTTGCCATGGGTGCCCCCTATTCGGATAAATGGCTTCACAAGCATAAAGATGAGCTTGCCGGAGTCAAGCTGGTTTTTGGTGTAGGGGGCAGTCTAGATGTGATTTCGGGAAAAGTGAAACCCACGCCGCCTGTGTGGAAAAAGCTTAACCTGGAGTGGGCGCACCGTTTGCTGTTTTCACCCGTTGCCAAGGGACAAAAGTCGCGCTGGCGCAGACAATCCGCACTGCCGAAATTTGTATACCGGACGATGATCCGGAGATAG
- a CDS encoding 3-oxoacid CoA-transferase subunit B: MDKAELQNMIAKRVAQELKDGELVNLGIGLPTKVANFVSEEVHVTFHSENGFVGLGPAQGEEITDPTIVNAGGQYVTINPNGCFFDSATSFGIIRGGHVDLTVLGALQVDEKGNIANYMIPGKMVPGMGGAMDLLTGAKKVIVAMEHTSQGKAKILKECTLPLTAKNAVDLIITEMAVIEVTPEGFLLQEINSAYTLEEVLAATEAKLLISEKLKETA; this comes from the coding sequence ATGGATAAGGCAGAGCTGCAAAACATGATCGCCAAACGTGTGGCCCAGGAACTCAAGGACGGAGAGCTGGTGAACCTGGGAATTGGCTTACCAACCAAAGTCGCAAACTTTGTTTCAGAAGAGGTTCACGTTACTTTTCACTCGGAAAATGGATTTGTCGGGTTAGGACCGGCCCAAGGAGAAGAAATAACCGATCCAACGATTGTTAATGCCGGCGGGCAATATGTAACCATTAATCCGAACGGCTGCTTTTTCGACAGTGCTACTTCCTTTGGAATTATCCGCGGCGGGCATGTGGATTTAACGGTTTTGGGAGCCCTTCAAGTTGATGAAAAGGGGAATATCGCCAACTATATGATTCCTGGAAAGATGGTGCCGGGAATGGGGGGCGCAATGGACTTGTTGACGGGAGCGAAAAAAGTAATTGTAGCCATGGAGCATACCTCACAAGGAAAAGCTAAAATTTTGAAGGAATGCACATTGCCGCTGACGGCCAAAAATGCGGTGGATTTAATTATCACTGAAATGGCTGTTATCGAAGTTACTCCGGAAGGATTCCTGTTACAAGAGATAAATTCTGCTTATACCCTGGAAGAGGTGCTAGCGGCAACAGAAGCAAAGCTGTTGATTAGTGAGAAATTAAAAGAAACTGCTTAA
- a CDS encoding CoA transferase subunit A, which yields MNKVVALDEAIAHIKDGDVVMIGGFMANGTPEKLVDALVEANIKDITLICNDTGFINRGSGKLVSNKQCKKIMASHIGTNKETGRQMTEGETEVVLIPQGTLVEQIRAGGYGLGGVLTATGIGTLVEEGKEKIVVDGKEYLLEKPITADVALLYAAKADKAGNMVYKGSANNFNNIMAGAAKTTIVEVGELVEIGEIDPNEVVTPNIFVNYIVEGGK from the coding sequence ATGAATAAAGTAGTGGCTTTAGATGAGGCGATCGCTCATATCAAAGACGGGGATGTTGTGATGATCGGCGGGTTCATGGCTAACGGGACTCCTGAAAAACTAGTGGATGCCCTTGTTGAAGCAAACATCAAAGATATTACTTTGATTTGCAATGATACAGGATTTATCAATAGAGGCTCAGGTAAGCTGGTATCCAATAAGCAATGCAAAAAAATTATGGCCTCTCATATTGGAACAAATAAAGAAACCGGCAGACAGATGACTGAGGGAGAGACAGAAGTGGTGCTTATTCCTCAAGGGACATTGGTGGAGCAAATCCGTGCGGGCGGCTATGGTCTAGGCGGCGTATTGACAGCTACCGGAATAGGCACGCTGGTTGAAGAAGGCAAAGAAAAAATTGTAGTCGATGGAAAAGAGTATTTACTAGAGAAACCAATAACTGCCGATGTGGCACTTCTTTACGCCGCTAAGGCGGATAAGGCCGGGAATATGGTATACAAAGGCTCGGCAAACAATTTTAACAATATTATGGCAGGTGCGGCAAAGACAACCATTGTTGAAGTGGGAGAATTAGTAGAAATAGGGGAGATTGATCCCAATGAAGTCGTTACGCCAAATATCTTCGTGAACTATATAGTTGAAGGAGGTAAGTGA
- a CDS encoding Gfo/Idh/MocA family protein, with product MTIDNAYKVKWGILSTGWIAHQFATDLAHASNGVAYAVGSRNQESADEFAKNHGIPVAHATYEDLVNDPEVDAVYIGTPHPFHKDNALLALRAGKAVLCEKPFTVNSGELEEIVAYAREHKLFLMEAMWSRYIPANVKVREWVAAQRIGDVRLVKADLGFRAGWNPEGRLLNPALGGGALLDVGIYPVSFASMIFGPHPESVASTVHMGETGVDEHFSLLLSYGGGKTASLNGGVRLNMLQEAYVFGTEGHIVVKGSFVNPRSAELYVGGELVETFEDDRTSIGYAFEAEEVGRCLQAGLTESPALTLDESLAILKLLDRVRAEWGLVYPGE from the coding sequence ATGACAATCGATAACGCTTACAAGGTAAAGTGGGGAATTCTCAGCACCGGCTGGATCGCGCACCAGTTCGCAACCGATCTGGCCCATGCATCGAACGGGGTTGCCTATGCTGTAGGTTCACGCAATCAGGAGAGCGCGGATGAATTTGCCAAAAACCACGGCATTCCGGTAGCCCATGCCACGTACGAGGATTTGGTCAATGATCCGGAGGTGGATGCCGTGTATATCGGGACCCCGCATCCTTTTCATAAAGACAATGCGCTGCTCGCGCTGCGTGCAGGCAAGGCGGTGCTCTGCGAGAAGCCGTTTACGGTGAACAGCGGTGAGCTGGAGGAGATCGTGGCGTATGCCCGTGAACATAAGCTGTTCCTTATGGAAGCGATGTGGAGCCGCTACATTCCCGCTAATGTCAAGGTCAGAGAGTGGGTTGCCGCACAGCGGATCGGAGACGTCCGGCTGGTCAAGGCGGATCTCGGCTTCCGGGCCGGCTGGAATCCGGAGGGCCGTCTGCTGAACCCGGCGCTGGGCGGCGGTGCGCTGCTGGACGTCGGCATTTATCCGGTTTCTTTTGCCTCCATGATCTTTGGACCTCACCCGGAGAGTGTAGCCAGCACTGTACATATGGGTGAAACGGGAGTGGATGAGCATTTCTCGCTGCTGCTGTCCTATGGCGGCGGCAAAACGGCTTCCCTTAACGGCGGGGTGCGCTTGAATATGCTGCAGGAGGCCTATGTGTTCGGGACGGAAGGGCATATTGTTGTAAAGGGCTCTTTTGTCAATCCAAGGTCAGCTGAGTTGTATGTCGGAGGTGAGCTTGTGGAGACCTTTGAAGATGACCGGACTTCTATCGGGTATGCCTTTGAAGCGGAAGAAGTGGGGCGCTGTCTGCAGGCGGGACTTACGGAGAGCCCGGCGCTGACGCTGGATGAATCGTTAGCGATTCTGAAGCTGCTGGATCGGGTGCGTGCGGAGTGGGGACTTGTGTATCCCGGGGAATAA
- a CDS encoding DUF1648 domain-containing protein, translated as MFKSRLTMILCSAAAMVPIVLYFYLYPRLPDFVPIHYTGATADRFVNKWSVDVATLCLLGWFGFGCMRLLQFLLRKIFLSSYIHNLASIHRIWNAATLLVTAAFAAISVCALLAMV; from the coding sequence ATGTTCAAAAGCAGACTGACGATGATCTTATGCAGTGCTGCGGCTATGGTTCCTATTGTGCTGTATTTCTATCTCTACCCGCGGCTGCCGGATTTCGTGCCGATTCATTACACCGGAGCCACGGCTGACCGGTTTGTGAATAAATGGAGTGTGGATGTCGCCACGCTTTGCCTGCTCGGCTGGTTCGGCTTCGGCTGTATGCGGCTGCTGCAATTCTTATTGCGCAAAATATTCCTGAGCAGCTATATCCACAATCTGGCGTCCATTCACCGGATCTGGAATGCGGCAACCTTGCTTGTGACGGCCGCCTTTGCCGCGATTAGCGTCTGTGCCCTGCTCGCTATGGTGTAG
- a CDS encoding 3-hydroxybutyrate dehydrogenase: MEETKVVFVTGAASGIGKQIGETFLKQGSKVVFSDINDEILQEMVNVLKNEGFDCHGIKCDVTKEDEINSAIDETVEKYGRLDVLINNAGLQHVSLIEDFPTHKFEFMLKVMLVAPFIATKRAFPIMKKQGFGRIINMASINGVIGFAGKSAYNSAKHGVIGLTKVTALEAANSGITVNAICPGYVDTPLVRGQFEDLSKTRNIPLENVLEEVLYPLVPQKRLIDVQEIADYAVFLASEQAKGITGQACLIDGGYTAQ, translated from the coding sequence ATGGAAGAAACTAAAGTTGTTTTTGTAACAGGTGCCGCAAGCGGAATTGGAAAACAAATTGGAGAAACTTTTTTGAAGCAGGGCTCAAAAGTTGTTTTTTCAGATATTAATGATGAAATTTTACAAGAGATGGTTAATGTGCTGAAAAATGAAGGATTCGATTGCCACGGAATTAAATGCGATGTAACCAAAGAGGATGAAATCAATTCAGCGATTGATGAAACGGTAGAAAAATATGGCCGTTTGGATGTTTTGATCAACAATGCCGGATTACAGCACGTATCCTTAATTGAGGATTTCCCGACCCATAAATTTGAATTTATGTTGAAAGTCATGTTAGTGGCTCCATTTATTGCAACCAAAAGAGCATTCCCAATTATGAAAAAACAAGGTTTTGGACGCATTATTAATATGGCATCGATTAACGGAGTCATTGGCTTTGCCGGAAAATCAGCATACAACTCCGCGAAGCATGGGGTTATTGGTCTGACGAAAGTAACAGCCTTAGAAGCAGCAAACTCTGGTATAACAGTAAATGCCATTTGTCCAGGATATGTGGATACACCGCTTGTTAGAGGCCAATTCGAGGATTTATCTAAAACCCGCAATATCCCGTTAGAGAATGTATTAGAGGAGGTTCTTTATCCATTAGTTCCGCAAAAGCGTCTAATCGATGTTCAGGAAATTGCCGATTATGCAGTGTTCCTGGCCAGCGAGCAGGCAAAAGGAATTACAGGTCAAGCCTGTCTAATCGATGGTGGCTATACAGCGCAGTAA
- a CDS encoding ADP-ribosylglycohydrolase family protein, with amino-acid sequence MALDSDRYQGCLQGLAAGDALGTTAEFKAPGSFAPLEDIVGGGVFGLQPGQWTDDTSMALCLADSLLASPGFDPADQMRRYVRWFREGYLSSTGECFDIGNATRAALLQFEAGGEAYSGSEDPRSAGNGPIMRLAPVVMYYAEDPAAAIEYAARSSRTTHAAAECVDACRLMAAYILAGLHGWSKQELLAPDAFGGWLEEEALSRSILDIKRGSYKLKAPPEIKGSGYVVQSLEAALWAFHGSSSFAEGALLAVNLGDDADTTGAVYGQIAGAYYGLSGIPAQWSGRLAMRDLISDFAGRLYNERAGR; translated from the coding sequence ATGGCACTGGACAGCGACCGGTATCAAGGCTGCCTGCAAGGGCTGGCAGCAGGTGATGCGCTGGGGACTACCGCCGAGTTCAAGGCACCGGGGAGCTTTGCGCCGCTCGAGGACATTGTAGGCGGCGGAGTGTTCGGCCTGCAGCCGGGACAATGGACCGACGATACTTCGATGGCGCTGTGCCTGGCGGACAGCTTGTTGGCGTCACCGGGGTTTGATCCCGCCGATCAGATGCGGCGGTATGTGCGGTGGTTCCGCGAAGGATACCTCAGCAGCACGGGGGAGTGCTTCGACATCGGGAACGCTACGCGCGCTGCGCTGCTGCAGTTCGAGGCCGGCGGCGAAGCGTACAGCGGCTCGGAAGATCCGCGCAGTGCCGGGAACGGCCCGATTATGCGCCTGGCCCCGGTGGTGATGTACTATGCGGAGGACCCGGCGGCAGCCATAGAGTACGCTGCGCGAAGCTCGCGGACCACCCATGCCGCCGCAGAGTGCGTGGATGCCTGCCGCCTGATGGCAGCTTATATCCTCGCCGGGCTGCACGGCTGGAGCAAGCAGGAACTGCTGGCCCCGGACGCCTTCGGCGGCTGGCTGGAGGAGGAGGCACTGTCCCGCAGCATCCTGGACATTAAGCGGGGATCTTACAAGCTCAAGGCTCCGCCGGAGATTAAGGGCTCCGGCTATGTAGTGCAATCGCTGGAAGCGGCGCTATGGGCATTCCACGGGTCGTCCAGCTTCGCCGAAGGCGCGCTGCTGGCCGTGAATCTGGGCGATGATGCCGATACTACCGGCGCGGTCTACGGCCAGATTGCCGGAGCCTATTACGGCCTCAGCGGCATACCCGCGCAATGGTCGGGCAGACTTGCCATGCGTGATCTGATCAGCGATTTCGCCGGACGGCTATACAACGAGCGGGCAGGAAGGTAA
- a CDS encoding acetyl-CoA C-acetyltransferase — protein sequence MKEVVIVSAVRTAVGSFGGVFKNVPAVTLGTVAVKGALAKINLDPAEVDEVILGNVLQAGLGQNVARQISIQAGIPMEVPSYTINKVCGSGLKSVQLAAQTILAGQAEVVVAGGAENMSQAPYLLPTTRWGQRMGDGIVIDSMVHDGLTDAFNQYHMGITAENIAEKYNITREMQDKLAAASQNKAEKAIKEGKFKEEIIPVEIPQRKGAPVVANTDEYPRMGVTAESLAELKPAFKKDGTVTAANASGLNDGAAILIVMSKSKAERLGLKPLVTIKAVECAGVAPEIMGTGPIPATKKALATAGITVQDLDLVEANEAFASQALCVVNELGINMDMVNVNGGAIALGHPIGASGARILVTLIHEMERRKVQTGLATLCIGGGQGIAMIVEREG from the coding sequence ATGAAGGAAGTTGTTATTGTGTCAGCGGTGAGAACCGCAGTGGGCTCTTTTGGGGGAGTTTTTAAAAATGTACCGGCTGTTACCTTAGGAACAGTTGCTGTAAAGGGAGCATTGGCAAAAATTAATTTAGACCCTGCAGAAGTTGATGAAGTTATTTTAGGTAATGTTTTACAGGCCGGGTTAGGGCAAAATGTCGCAAGGCAGATATCTATACAAGCCGGGATTCCAATGGAAGTGCCGTCATATACCATCAATAAAGTTTGCGGTTCAGGCTTAAAGTCCGTTCAGCTTGCGGCTCAGACAATCCTGGCCGGCCAGGCGGAGGTTGTAGTTGCAGGCGGAGCAGAGAATATGAGCCAGGCGCCTTATCTGCTGCCGACAACCCGGTGGGGACAAAGAATGGGTGACGGAATCGTTATAGATTCGATGGTTCATGATGGATTAACGGATGCTTTTAATCAATATCATATGGGAATTACTGCTGAAAATATCGCTGAAAAATACAATATTACGAGAGAAATGCAAGATAAATTAGCGGCAGCAAGCCAAAATAAAGCAGAGAAAGCCATCAAAGAAGGGAAATTCAAAGAGGAGATTATTCCTGTTGAGATTCCGCAGCGGAAAGGCGCGCCAGTGGTAGCGAACACCGATGAGTACCCTCGAATGGGAGTGACCGCAGAAAGCCTGGCTGAATTAAAACCGGCTTTTAAAAAGGACGGCACAGTAACAGCAGCCAATGCTTCAGGCCTGAATGACGGTGCGGCAATATTGATTGTGATGAGCAAAAGTAAAGCTGAACGTTTAGGCTTAAAACCGCTTGTAACGATTAAAGCTGTTGAATGTGCAGGGGTTGCCCCGGAAATTATGGGTACAGGACCCATTCCGGCAACAAAAAAAGCCTTGGCGACAGCCGGTATAACGGTGCAGGATTTGGATCTAGTTGAAGCGAATGAAGCCTTTGCGTCACAAGCATTATGTGTCGTAAATGAATTAGGAATAAACATGGATATGGTCAATGTAAACGGCGGAGCCATTGCTTTGGGGCATCCCATTGGCGCCAGCGGTGCACGCATATTGGTAACACTGATTCATGAAATGGAAAGAAGAAAGGTTCAAACTGGTTTGGCAACTCTATGTATCGGCGGTGGGCAAGGCATTGCCATGATTGTAGAGAGAGAGGGGTAA
- a CDS encoding NUDIX domain-containing protein: MAVAFIFNEHREVLFLQKKPTSAFLPGMLVPIGGHMESGEISDPKRACLREIQEETGLGEHELAGLELRYIVHRMKDEREIRIQYIFTGEAAAGSKLVESKEGRLLWVDCSTVSSRHVSASTEEAMRHFLETGIHNHKTYIGTMHGMQGQAVMNWAVLEDWESRVNL; encoded by the coding sequence ATGGCCGTAGCATTCATATTCAATGAACACAGAGAAGTGTTATTTCTGCAAAAAAAACCAACCAGCGCCTTTCTTCCAGGAATGCTTGTTCCCATCGGAGGGCATATGGAAAGCGGTGAGATCAGCGATCCGAAGCGGGCCTGCCTTAGGGAGATTCAAGAGGAGACGGGATTGGGGGAACACGAGCTTGCAGGTTTAGAACTCCGGTACATCGTGCACCGGATGAAGGATGAGCGGGAGATCCGCATTCAATACATTTTCACAGGGGAGGCAGCGGCAGGCAGCAAACTGGTGGAGAGCAAGGAAGGCCGGCTGCTCTGGGTAGATTGCAGCACAGTATCCAGCCGGCATGTCTCAGCCTCCACTGAAGAGGCCATGCGGCACTTTCTTGAGACGGGAATACATAATCACAAAACTTATATTGGCACCATGCACGGTATGCAGGGACAAGCTGTAATGAACTGGGCGGTGCTGGAGGATTGGGAAAGCAGGGTGAACCTATGA
- a CDS encoding GNAT family N-acetyltransferase, translating into MIRLCEKKDEENMYRIINDAAKAYQGVIPGDRYHEPYMSRDELVHEIQHGVVFWGFEDNGELCGVMGIQDKGEVSLIRHAYVRTAQRQGGIGSKLLKHLIERTSKPILIGTWEAAEWAISFYIKNGFKLVPAGEKRNLLSKYWNIPERQIETSVVLSNLGRPGR; encoded by the coding sequence ATGATTCGATTGTGTGAGAAGAAGGACGAGGAAAATATGTACCGGATTATCAACGATGCTGCCAAGGCATACCAGGGCGTCATTCCGGGAGACCGGTATCATGAGCCGTACATGAGCAGAGATGAACTTGTTCACGAAATTCAGCATGGGGTCGTCTTTTGGGGATTCGAAGACAATGGGGAGCTGTGTGGTGTGATGGGGATTCAGGATAAAGGCGAGGTGTCTCTAATCAGACATGCCTATGTCCGAACGGCTCAGCGCCAAGGCGGGATTGGAAGCAAGCTGCTAAAGCACCTCATAGAACGTACAAGCAAGCCGATCCTGATCGGCACATGGGAAGCGGCAGAGTGGGCAATTTCGTTTTACATCAAAAATGGCTTCAAGCTGGTACCCGCCGGCGAGAAACGAAACCTGCTCAGCAAATACTGGAACATCCCGGAGCGGCAGATCGAAACATCAGTAGTTCTGAGTAACCTGGGCAGGCCGGGTAGATGA
- a CDS encoding GntP family permease: MEIIGSIGIILGVIAIILFALKEIHITVAAPLATLIVVLLNQMDIVTFMLGSESGNFMGALGNYIVKFFAIFLLGAVLAKFMEESGATISIADFILKKFGTQNPYRVLVAIFIVAVILTYGGISLFVVMFAVIPLARTLFKKLDIAWNLIQIPVWLGIGTVTMTILPGTPAIQNVIPIQFLGTSLVAAAIPSIAGALGCTAFGLFYMKYCLNKSLKAGETYATYADDVEESRAERELPGFFASILPLVTLIIIAVLGSTFGNEFVRKNVIYVALIVAILLAVVLFNKHIPDKIRTLSIGASGSIAPIFATASAVAFGSVLMAAPGFEFFSNLITSIPGDPLISLTVLTACISAITGSSSGTLGIVMPNFTDFYLNAGIHPELIHRVAAIASNITTLVPQSGVLLTFLALTKLNHKNGFKEAFITVTVGCAIAVVIVIVLGKFML, translated from the coding sequence ATGGAAATTATAGGATCAATAGGAATTATATTAGGAGTTATAGCCATCATCCTTTTTGCCCTAAAAGAAATTCATATTACAGTGGCTGCCCCGTTAGCGACATTAATTGTAGTTCTTTTAAATCAAATGGATATTGTCACCTTTATGCTGGGTTCGGAGAGCGGCAATTTTATGGGGGCTCTCGGGAACTACATTGTGAAATTTTTTGCGATTTTCCTGCTCGGAGCCGTATTAGCCAAGTTTATGGAGGAAAGCGGAGCTACAATCTCGATCGCCGATTTTATATTGAAGAAATTCGGCACCCAGAACCCGTATCGGGTACTTGTAGCCATTTTTATTGTTGCCGTTATATTAACTTACGGAGGAATTAGCCTTTTTGTAGTTATGTTTGCAGTCATTCCACTGGCACGCACGTTGTTTAAAAAGCTGGACATCGCTTGGAATTTAATCCAAATTCCAGTATGGCTTGGGATCGGAACGGTTACCATGACTATATTGCCGGGAACTCCGGCTATCCAGAATGTCATTCCCATTCAGTTTTTAGGAACTTCTCTAGTGGCAGCGGCCATACCAAGTATAGCGGGGGCTCTCGGGTGTACCGCATTTGGTCTCTTCTATATGAAGTACTGTCTGAACAAGAGCCTGAAAGCTGGAGAAACTTATGCAACCTATGCTGACGATGTAGAGGAAAGCAGGGCTGAAAGAGAATTACCCGGTTTTTTTGCAAGTATTTTACCGCTTGTTACATTAATTATTATTGCTGTTTTGGGCAGTACTTTCGGTAATGAATTTGTTCGCAAGAATGTGATTTATGTGGCATTGATAGTAGCTATTTTACTAGCAGTAGTGCTGTTTAATAAACATATTCCTGATAAGATCCGTACGTTAAGTATTGGGGCGAGCGGCTCCATTGCCCCTATTTTTGCTACCGCTTCAGCAGTAGCTTTTGGTTCCGTGCTGATGGCTGCACCAGGATTTGAATTTTTCTCGAATTTGATTACTTCTATACCAGGTGACCCCTTAATAAGCTTGACTGTACTAACGGCATGTATATCGGCAATTACAGGATCTTCTTCCGGAACCTTGGGGATCGTGATGCCTAACTTTACCGATTTTTATCTCAATGCCGGCATCCATCCGGAATTAATTCACCGTGTAGCAGCGATCGCTTCGAATATTACAACACTTGTTCCACAAAGCGGCGTTCTCTTAACATTCTTAGCTTTGACAAAACTAAACCATAAAAACGGATTTAAAGAAGCGTTCATCACGGTGACCGTCGGGTGTGCGATTGCGGTTGTCATTGTAATAGTACTAGGAAAATTTATGTTGTAA
- the thyX gene encoding FAD-dependent thymidylate synthase, producing MILHINVLDKGYVRLVNHMGSDLTVVNAARVSYAKQSEALTEKDIRLIQFLAREGHTSPFRHAVIQLEIYAPLMVARQWWKYVVGSAHYEGTGDSLEAWNESSRRYITEEPAFYIPSAGQWRGAPENSKQGSGGLVAWELGEKYTRELMEYTQLGIQKYEAALADGICAEQARLFLAAYGLYVRWYWTASLQSVTHFLNQRLEHDAQQEIQDYAKAILNIVKTLFPVATEELLTRQQT from the coding sequence ATGATTTTGCATATTAACGTACTGGACAAAGGATATGTCCGCTTGGTTAACCATATGGGCAGCGATCTGACCGTTGTGAATGCGGCGCGCGTATCCTACGCCAAACAATCTGAAGCACTGACGGAAAAAGATATCCGGCTGATTCAGTTTCTCGCACGGGAAGGACACACTTCCCCCTTCAGACACGCCGTAATCCAACTGGAAATCTATGCTCCGCTCATGGTCGCCAGGCAGTGGTGGAAATACGTAGTAGGTTCAGCCCATTATGAGGGCACTGGAGACAGTCTGGAGGCATGGAATGAATCCAGCCGCAGGTATATTACGGAGGAACCCGCTTTTTATATCCCTTCTGCCGGACAGTGGAGAGGAGCACCCGAGAATTCAAAACAAGGCAGCGGCGGTCTGGTGGCCTGGGAGCTTGGCGAAAAATATACGCGGGAACTTATGGAGTACACCCAGCTGGGCATTCAGAAATACGAAGCCGCTTTGGCCGATGGCATCTGCGCCGAACAGGCCAGACTGTTCCTTGCGGCTTACGGCCTGTATGTGCGATGGTATTGGACGGCCTCTCTGCAGTCCGTTACCCATTTCCTGAACCAGCGGCTGGAGCATGATGCCCAGCAAGAGATCCAGGACTATGCGAAAGCCATTCTGAATATCGTGAAAACCTTGTTCCCGGTAGCCACGGAAGAGCTGCTGACCAGACAGCAGACCTAG
- a CDS encoding LysR family transcriptional regulator, whose translation MDIKHLEYFIEIVNSSCNLSVAAKKLCVTQPSLSLLIKNFEDEENVNLFERYKGRLQNLTPAGERFFENAKILVKTYQNMLAELREDSFQFKGKIVIGIPPLILGIVFADILSGMLSTNPDIKFEIIEAGAYELRRMLTLKELDFAILLQPTNIDPTTINEYLLQEDELTAFMSSSNPLANHEKIHWKQLNNEPLAIFNHTFMIHHKLLEQFKKENIQPQISILSASWDFLLQVTKRSKFITILPSPVHDFFNISDIIEVPFHQPITWKVILCQPAKDRYSHVERHVKKIIIDHFAQNSSS comes from the coding sequence GTGGATATAAAACATTTAGAGTACTTTATTGAAATCGTAAATTCCAGCTGTAATCTATCTGTTGCCGCCAAAAAATTATGTGTTACACAGCCGTCCCTTAGCCTATTAATTAAAAATTTTGAAGACGAAGAAAACGTCAATCTATTCGAACGCTACAAAGGAAGATTACAGAACTTAACGCCTGCCGGGGAAAGGTTTTTTGAAAACGCAAAAATTCTTGTGAAGACTTATCAAAACATGCTGGCCGAGCTGCGCGAGGACTCTTTTCAATTCAAAGGCAAAATAGTAATCGGCATCCCGCCGCTTATATTAGGAATTGTCTTTGCCGATATCCTATCCGGCATGCTGTCGACCAATCCTGATATTAAATTTGAAATCATCGAAGCCGGGGCATATGAATTGCGGAGAATGCTGACCTTAAAAGAGTTGGATTTTGCTATTTTACTGCAGCCTACAAATATCGATCCTACTACGATTAACGAATATCTGCTGCAAGAGGATGAATTAACCGCCTTTATGAGTTCAAGCAATCCTCTGGCAAACCATGAGAAAATCCATTGGAAGCAGCTTAATAACGAACCCTTAGCTATCTTTAATCATACTTTTATGATTCACCATAAACTGCTGGAGCAATTTAAAAAAGAGAATATTCAGCCGCAGATCTCGATTTTGTCAGCGTCCTGGGACTTCCTTTTACAAGTAACCAAACGCTCTAAATTCATAACAATTTTGCCTTCACCCGTTCATGATTTTTTCAATATTTCTGACATCATTGAAGTTCCCTTTCATCAACCGATCACTTGGAAGGTCATTCTTTGCCAGCCGGCAAAAGACCGGTACAGTCATGTAGAAAGACATGTAAAGAAAATTATCATTGATCATTTCGCTCAAAACAGCAGCTCTTGA